Proteins co-encoded in one Pseudorhizobium banfieldiae genomic window:
- a CDS encoding L,D-transpeptidase, with the protein MAYDIQTEKRTNSSTGRRVGAGLPRRSFILGLGAIAVSGCVSTEPPPVATIAEPPPAPRPVVPPMYYAMPNERFPIPEVDISQLPPQFWRTEVDYPTNEKTGTLIVDTPAKYLYHVKADGRAMRYGIGVGREGFAWAGEAIMAYRREWPRWTPPDSMVARQPELEPYSIANGGMDPGLKNPLGARALYIHENGKDTLYRIHGTPEAFSIGKAVSSGCIRLINQDVIHLHDEVRDGSRIVVIPDPTMKHLLVG; encoded by the coding sequence ATGGCCTATGACATTCAGACTGAAAAGAGAACGAACAGCTCAACGGGACGGCGGGTTGGCGCAGGCTTGCCAAGGCGCTCCTTCATCCTTGGTCTAGGCGCAATCGCCGTCTCTGGCTGTGTATCGACCGAGCCGCCACCCGTTGCAACCATCGCCGAACCGCCACCTGCGCCCAGGCCGGTGGTACCGCCCATGTATTATGCGATGCCCAACGAGAGATTTCCGATCCCGGAAGTGGATATCAGCCAGCTACCGCCGCAGTTCTGGCGGACAGAGGTGGACTACCCCACCAACGAGAAGACTGGGACGTTGATCGTAGATACGCCCGCCAAATATCTCTACCACGTCAAGGCAGATGGCCGCGCCATGCGCTACGGGATCGGGGTGGGGCGGGAGGGGTTCGCCTGGGCAGGAGAAGCCATCATGGCTTACAGACGTGAGTGGCCCCGCTGGACACCTCCTGATTCCATGGTCGCGCGTCAACCGGAACTGGAGCCCTACAGCATCGCCAACGGCGGCATGGATCCCGGATTGAAGAATCCACTTGGAGCCCGCGCCCTTTATATCCATGAAAACGGGAAGGATACCCTCTATCGCATCCACGGCACTCCAGAGGCTTTTAGTATCGGGAAGGCCGTTTCCTCAGGTTGCATCCGGCTCATCAATCAGGACGTGATACACCTTCACGACGAGGTTCGTGATGGCAGCCGGATCGTGGTCATCCCGGATCCAACAATGAAGCATCTGCTCGTCGGTTGA
- a CDS encoding TRAP transporter large permease, whose translation MISTFILFGALALIGIGMPVAFAIGIAGSAYFLLPSVFLPDSTAAQRIVAASQSFPLLSVPLFILLGNLMNSSGITPRLVALATTVAGWMRGGLAQSTLILSALMGGVSGSAVADAAMQSRILGEPMVEKGYHRGFTAAVLSIGGLITATLPPSLGLILYGYLGEVSIGRLFIAGVVPGVLLTIVLMFATWGISYRRGYQPENDRLPTTREIWLAFKGSFWAILFPIWLLVGIRFGFFTPSEAGGFAVAYALFIGFVVYRELTVAALIDALIRSVRDIGMIMLIILFSGAFGYVITFERVPQSIAEFSLTAISNPTVLLFVIAGFLLVLGMLIEATVLVMLLTPILVPVITAAGIDPVHFGLVMMTLVTFGGMTPPVGVSMFTVCGILRCSYKEYTVEMLPLAAAVLALVIAMILFPQIVLFLPAWLM comes from the coding sequence TTGATTTCCACATTCATTCTGTTCGGAGCGCTTGCGCTCATCGGCATCGGAATGCCTGTCGCCTTCGCGATTGGCATTGCCGGTTCCGCCTATTTTCTGCTGCCGTCTGTGTTTCTCCCCGATAGCACTGCTGCACAGCGTATCGTTGCCGCCAGCCAATCTTTCCCATTGTTGTCAGTACCCCTGTTCATTCTGCTTGGGAATTTGATGAACAGTTCCGGTATCACGCCACGCCTGGTCGCGCTTGCGACCACAGTTGCAGGCTGGATGCGCGGCGGTCTGGCGCAATCGACCCTCATCCTCAGTGCCTTGATGGGTGGAGTGTCTGGCTCTGCGGTCGCTGACGCTGCTATGCAATCGCGGATCCTTGGCGAGCCGATGGTCGAAAAGGGCTATCATCGCGGTTTTACCGCAGCTGTTCTATCAATCGGCGGTCTCATTACTGCGACTTTGCCTCCAAGCTTGGGGCTGATCCTCTACGGATATCTGGGCGAAGTCTCCATCGGCCGCCTGTTCATCGCGGGCGTCGTGCCGGGGGTACTCTTGACGATCGTCTTGATGTTCGCCACCTGGGGCATCTCCTACCGCCGCGGTTACCAGCCTGAGAATGATCGCCTCCCGACCACGCGGGAAATCTGGCTTGCCTTCAAGGGCAGCTTCTGGGCAATCCTGTTTCCTATCTGGCTTCTAGTCGGTATTCGCTTTGGCTTCTTTACCCCCTCGGAAGCCGGCGGTTTCGCAGTGGCTTACGCACTATTCATCGGCTTTGTCGTCTATCGCGAACTGACGGTTGCTGCCCTTATTGATGCTCTGATCCGCAGCGTGCGCGACATCGGCATGATCATGCTGATCATCCTGTTTTCAGGCGCCTTTGGCTATGTGATAACGTTTGAGCGGGTCCCGCAAAGTATCGCAGAGTTCTCGCTTACCGCCATTTCCAATCCCACCGTGCTCCTGTTTGTGATCGCGGGCTTCCTGCTCGTTCTCGGGATGCTGATCGAAGCGACGGTCCTCGTCATGCTCCTGACGCCGATTCTGGTGCCTGTAATCACGGCCGCCGGAATAGATCCGGTACATTTTGGTTTGGTGATGATGACGCTGGTCACCTTCGGCGGTATGACACCCCCGGTCGGGGTGTCAATGTTCACTGTTTGCGGTATCCTGCGCTGTTCTTACAAGGAATATACCGTCGAGATGCTGCCGTTGGCTGCAGCTGTCCTGGCGCTGGTAATAGCGATGATCCTGTTCCCGCAGATTGTCCTCTTCCTGCCAGCATGGCTGATGTAG
- a CDS encoding glucosamine-6-phosphate deaminase, whose product MLQKKHKSKASPVSTTPTDRPKPTAKFNRNRLSVEKFPTRVEMGAAAAADIISHLKARLATQSKVRMIFAAAPSQAEMLAALVADGSIDWSRVTAFHMDEYIGLEPGSPARFARWLDANLFEMVRFDCVHRIDPGPAPELEARRYAVHLDEAAIDVVCLGIGVNGHIAFNDPPVADFDDPFDVKIVDLDEVCRQQQVDDGCFPDLGSVPQQAITLTVPRLLRAGRLFCVVPGEVKRTAVSRTLHGPIDTACPASILKTHSACTLYVDEASCPDD is encoded by the coding sequence ATGCTCCAGAAGAAGCACAAGTCTAAAGCAAGTCCCGTGAGCACCACTCCCACCGACCGTCCAAAGCCTACCGCGAAGTTCAACCGTAACCGTCTCAGCGTGGAGAAATTTCCGACCCGCGTTGAGATGGGCGCTGCCGCTGCGGCCGACATCATCAGTCACCTCAAAGCGCGCCTTGCAACACAGTCGAAGGTACGGATGATCTTTGCTGCCGCGCCTAGCCAGGCCGAAATGTTGGCGGCGCTAGTCGCAGACGGTAGCATCGATTGGTCCCGTGTCACTGCCTTCCATATGGATGAATATATCGGTCTCGAGCCCGGTTCACCCGCACGCTTTGCGAGGTGGCTGGATGCCAATCTGTTCGAAATGGTTCGATTTGATTGTGTCCATCGCATCGACCCCGGCCCCGCTCCGGAGCTTGAAGCGCGCCGCTATGCCGTGCATTTAGATGAAGCTGCTATAGACGTGGTGTGCCTCGGGATTGGGGTCAATGGGCACATTGCTTTCAACGATCCGCCTGTCGCAGACTTCGATGATCCCTTCGACGTCAAGATAGTCGACCTCGATGAGGTCTGCCGACAACAACAGGTAGATGATGGTTGTTTTCCGGATCTTGGCTCAGTGCCGCAGCAGGCGATCACTCTCACCGTCCCGCGTCTGCTGCGGGCCGGTCGACTGTTCTGCGTCGTTCCAGGTGAGGTCAAACGGACGGCTGTCTCGCGAACCCTCCATGGCCCGATAGATACGGCGTGCCCTGCGAGCATCTTGAAAACGCACAGCGCCTGTACGCTTTACGTCGATGAAGCCTCCTGCCCGGATGATTGA
- a CDS encoding TRAP transporter small permease, protein MWRLYDKVETVFALLLLSATVLAVLVAAIGRTIGLPLTSAPQFAQLFLLWTCMFGADLCMRHGEHIRVTALPDMVSERIRRSLSVVSTVLILVFLVWIAWHGFHLAINNWSRELGGAGLSYGIVTLALPVGAVLLIISTLRRLFSRGFSGVLQPDMDAEEYPL, encoded by the coding sequence ATGTGGCGCTTGTACGATAAAGTCGAGACCGTTTTCGCACTTCTGCTGCTCTCAGCGACGGTACTCGCAGTATTGGTGGCGGCGATCGGACGTACGATCGGGCTGCCTCTGACATCAGCACCTCAGTTCGCCCAGCTGTTCCTCCTCTGGACCTGCATGTTCGGCGCGGACCTGTGCATGCGCCATGGCGAGCATATCCGAGTGACGGCTTTGCCGGACATGGTTTCAGAGCGCATTCGCCGTAGCCTGTCAGTCGTCTCCACCGTCCTGATTCTGGTTTTTCTGGTCTGGATTGCCTGGCACGGCTTTCACCTTGCAATCAACAACTGGTCGCGAGAGCTCGGTGGAGCCGGTCTCAGCTACGGTATCGTGACGCTTGCACTGCCGGTCGGGGCGGTGCTGCTTATCATTTCGACGCTGAGGCGCCTGTTTAGCCGAGGGTTCAGCGGTGTCCTGCAGCCGGATATGGATGCCGAGGAGTATCCGCTTTGA